The following proteins are encoded in a genomic region of Pan troglodytes isolate AG18354 chromosome 2, NHGRI_mPanTro3-v2.0_pri, whole genome shotgun sequence:
- the FANCD2 gene encoding Fanconi anemia group D2 protein isoform X14 → MVSKRRLSKSEDKESLTEDASKTRKQPLSKKTKKSHIANEVEENDSIFVKLLKVSGIILKTGESQNQLAVDQIAFQKKLFQTLRRHPSYPKIIEEFVSGLESYIEDEDSFRNCLLSCERLQDEEASMGASYSKSLIKLLLGIDILQPAIIKTLFEKLPEYFFENKNSDEINIPRLIVSQLKWLDRVVDGKDLTTKIMQLISIAPENLQHDIITSLPEILGDSQHADVGKELSDLLIENTSLTVPILDVLSSLRLDPNFLLKVRQLVMDKLSSIRLEDLPVIIKFILHSITAVDALEVISELREKLDLQHCVLPSRLQASQVKLKSKGRASSSGNQESSGQSCIILLFDVIKSAIRYEKTISEAWIKAIENTASVSEHKVCIVFIVIFNDCILV, encoded by the exons aaacCAGGAAGCAACCACTttccaaaaagacaaagaaatctcATATTGCTAATGAAGTTGAAGAAAATGACAGCATCTTTGTAAAGCTTCTGAAGGTATCAGGAATTATTCTTAAAACGGGAGAGAGTCAGAATCAACTAG CTGTGGATCAAATAGCTTTCCAAAAGAAGCTCTTTCAGACCCTGAGGAGACACCCTTCCTATCCCAAA ATAATAGAAGAATTTGTTAGTGGCCTGGAGTCTTACATTGAGGATGAAGACAGTTTCAGGAACTGCCTTTTGTCTTGTGAGCGTCTGCAGGATGAGGAAGCCAG tatGGGTGCATCTTATTCGAAGAGTCTCATCAAACTGCTTCTGGGGATTGACATACTGCAG CCTGCCATTATCAAAACCTTATTTGAGAAGTTGCCagaatatttttttgaaaa CAAGAACAGTGATGAAATCAACATACCTCGACTCATTGTCAGTCAACTAAAATGGCTTGACAGAGTTGTGGATGGCAAG GACCTCACCACCAAGATCATGCAGCTGATCAGTATTGCTCCAGAGAACCTGCAGCATGACATCATCACCAGCCTACCTGAGATCCTAGGGGATTCCCAGCACGCTGATGTGGGGAAAGAACTCAG TGACCTACTGATAGAGAATACTTCACTCACTGTCCCAATCCTGGATGTCCTTTCAAGCCTCCGACTTGACCCAAACTTCCTATTGAAG gttCGCCAGTTGGTGATGGATAAGTTGTCGTCTATTAGATTGGAGGATTTACCTGTGATAATAAAGTTCATTCTTCATTCCATAACAGCCGTGGATGCACTTGAG GTAATTTCTGAGCTTCGGGAGAAGTTGGATCTGCAGCATTGTGTTTTGCCATCACGGTTACAGGCTTCCCAAGTAAAATTGAAAAGTAAAGGACGAGCAAG TTCCTCAGGAAATCAAGAAAGCAGCGGTCAGAGCTGTATTATTCTCCTCTTTGATGTAATAAAGTCAGCTATTAGATATGAGAAAACCATTTCAGAAGCCTGGATTAAG GCAATTGAAAACACTGCCTCAGTGTCTGAACACAAG GTCTGCATTGTCTTCATTGTTATCTTTAATGACTGTATTCTGGTCTAA
- the FANCD2 gene encoding Fanconi anemia group D2 protein isoform X15 produces the protein MVSKRRLSKSEDKESLTEDASKTRKQPLSKKTKKSHIANEVEENDSIFVKLLKVSGIILKTGESQNQLAVDQIAFQKKLFQTLRRHPSYPKIIEEFVSGLESYIEDEDSFRNCLLSCERLQDEEASMGASYSKSLIKLLLGIDILQPAIIKTLFEKLPEYFFENKNSDEINIPRLIVSQLKWLDRVVDGKDLTTKIMQLISIAPENLQHDIITSLPEILGDSQHADVGKELSDLLIENTSLTVPILDVLSSLRLDPNFLLKVRQLVMDKLSSIRLEDLPVIIKFILHSITAVDALESFRRLSR, from the exons aaacCAGGAAGCAACCACTttccaaaaagacaaagaaatctcATATTGCTAATGAAGTTGAAGAAAATGACAGCATCTTTGTAAAGCTTCTGAAGGTATCAGGAATTATTCTTAAAACGGGAGAGAGTCAGAATCAACTAG CTGTGGATCAAATAGCTTTCCAAAAGAAGCTCTTTCAGACCCTGAGGAGACACCCTTCCTATCCCAAA ATAATAGAAGAATTTGTTAGTGGCCTGGAGTCTTACATTGAGGATGAAGACAGTTTCAGGAACTGCCTTTTGTCTTGTGAGCGTCTGCAGGATGAGGAAGCCAG tatGGGTGCATCTTATTCGAAGAGTCTCATCAAACTGCTTCTGGGGATTGACATACTGCAG CCTGCCATTATCAAAACCTTATTTGAGAAGTTGCCagaatatttttttgaaaa CAAGAACAGTGATGAAATCAACATACCTCGACTCATTGTCAGTCAACTAAAATGGCTTGACAGAGTTGTGGATGGCAAG GACCTCACCACCAAGATCATGCAGCTGATCAGTATTGCTCCAGAGAACCTGCAGCATGACATCATCACCAGCCTACCTGAGATCCTAGGGGATTCCCAGCACGCTGATGTGGGGAAAGAACTCAG TGACCTACTGATAGAGAATACTTCACTCACTGTCCCAATCCTGGATGTCCTTTCAAGCCTCCGACTTGACCCAAACTTCCTATTGAAG gttCGCCAGTTGGTGATGGATAAGTTGTCGTCTATTAGATTGGAGGATTTACCTGTGATAATAAAGTTCATTCTTCATTCCATAACAGCCGTGGATGCACTTGAG tctTTCAGGAGATTGTCACGGTAG
- the LOC107970561 gene encoding cytochrome c, somatic-like, protein MGDAEKGKKIFVQKCAQCHTVEKGDKHKSGPNLHGLFVRKTGQATGFSYTDTNKNKGITWGEDTLMEYLKNPKKYIPGRKMIFAGIKKAERANLIA, encoded by the coding sequence ATGGGTGATGCTGAGAAAGGTAAGAAGATTTTTGTTCAGAAGTGTGCCCAGTGCCACACGGTGGAAAAGGGAGACAAGCACAAGAGTGGGCCTAATCTCCACGGTCTCTTCGTGCGGAAGACAGGTCAGGCCACTGGATTCTCTTACACAGACaccaataagaacaaaggcaTCACCTGGGGAGAGGATACACTGATGGAGTATTTGAAGAATCCCAAGAAGTACATCCCTGGAAGAAAAATGATCTTTGCCGGAATTAAGAAGGCAGAAAGGGCAAACTTGATAGCTTAA